The genomic interval GAACTGATGACTTGTATGAAATTAAAATTAAACAAGGAGGCAACAGTTTTAGAATATTATGCTTTTTTAATAAGGGCAGATTCATAGTTATAGGCAATGGCTTCCAAAAAAAATCACAAAAGACTCCTAAAAATGAAATAAGTAAAGCATATAAAATTAGAGAAGAATATGAAAAAGAAAAGTAATGTAAAGACTTTAGATCAATTTGTAAACGAACAATTTGGAAAAAAAGGAACCACAATACGAGACAAACACGACAAGGGTTATGAATCTTTCAAGCTTGGCATATTATTACAACAGGCGAGATTAGAAAAAGGACTTACTCAAGAAGAATTAGCTGATCGATGTGGCACAAACAAAGGTTATATATCTAAAATAGAAAATGATATCAAAGAGGTTCGTATTTCTACTTTGCAGAAGATAGTTGAATTGGGCTTAGGTGGACAACT from Saprospiraceae bacterium carries:
- a CDS encoding helix-turn-helix transcriptional regulator — protein: MKKKSNVKTLDQFVNEQFGKKGTTIRDKHDKGYESFKLGILLQQARLEKGLTQEELADRCGTNKGYISKIENDIKEVRISTLQKIVELGLGGQLKLSIKL